Genomic window (Streptomyces sp. SLBN-31):
GCACCATGACCCTGATCCGAGGCTTCCTCTACGCCATCTCCGCGCTCGTGGTCGGCTCCTTCTTCACCGTGTGGACCATCCAGCGCCGACACGAGATCGCCCTGCTGAAGGCGATCGGCGCCGCCACCGGCTACATCCTGCGCGACGCCCTCACCCAGGCCGCCGTCGTCCTGCTCGCCGCCACCACGGCCGGAACCGCCGTGGGTCTGGCCCTGGGCGGTGCGATGAATGGATCGGCCCCCTTCTCCCTCCAGACTGACCAGGTCACCCTGGCCGCGGTCCTGCTGATCGCCCTGGGCCTCGCCGGAGCCGCCGTCGCCATCCGCCGCATCACCAAGGTCCAGGCCCTCAGCGCACTCGGAGCCGAACGATGAACCATCCCGCACCCGCCCCCGCCGCGCGCCCGGTACCGGAAGCCGCAGTGCTGCGCCTGACCGGCGTCACGCTGCACCTGGGCCACGACCGGCAACGGGTCACCGCCCTCGACGACGTCGACCTCGCCGTCGCACCCGGCGAGTTCGTCGCCGTCACCGGCCCCTCCGGATCGGGCAAGTCCAGCCTCCTCGCCGTCGGCGGCGGCCTCCAGACCCCGACCCGGGGCGCCGTTCACGTGGCCGGAGTCGACCTGACCACGCTCAAGGAACACCAGCGCACCGCCCACCGCCGCCGCCACATCGGCTACGTCTTCCAGCACGCCAACCTCTTCGCCTCCCTCACCGCACGAGAGCAACTGCTGCTCGCCGCCCATGTCTCAGGCCGTCTCGACGGCGCGACCCGCCGCCGCGCGGACGACCTGCTCGAAGCCGTCGGCATGACCTCCCGCGCCGGCCACCGCCCCGACCGGCTCTCCGGCGGCGAGCGCCAGCGCGTCGGCATCGCCCGGGCCCTCGTCCTCGCCCCCGAGGTCCTGCTCGTGGACGAGCCGACCTCCGCCCTGGACCGCGCCCGGGCCCGCGACATCGTCGATCTGCTCGCCGAACAGACCCGCCTCCACCACACGGCCACCGTCATGGTCACCCACGACCACGAGATACTGGACGCGGCCGACCGCGTCCTGACCCTGCGGGACGGCCGCCTGAGCTGACCGAGCGACCGAAAGGCGATCCCCGCCCCATGCCGAAGATCAACGCCGCCACCGTCGCCGAGCACCGTGCACAGCAACGCGCCGCGCTGATCCAGGCCGCCGTCGACATCCTCGTCGAGCAGGGCGCCGCCGCTGTCACCCCGGCCGCGGTCGGCGCCCGCGTGGGACTCGCCCGCTCCAGCTTCTACCAGTACTTCCCGTCCTCCGCCGCGCTGCTCGCGGCCATCGTCGAGGAGTCCTTCACCGCCGCCGACGCCGCCACCACCCAGGCCCTCGTCGACGTACACGAACCCGCCGCCCGCGTCGACGCCTTCGTCCGCACCGAACTCGCCCTGGCCGCCCGGGGCATGCACCGCCCCGCGAAGGCACTGATGCAGGCCGACCTCCCCCGCGAGTGCCTCGACCGCGTCCACGAACTCCACCGACACCACTACGCCCCCCTCCAGGCCGCCATCGCCCTCCTGGGCGCCGGCGCCGACGAGCTGACCGGCCGGCTCGTCGGCGGCATCGTCCAGGCGGCCATGACCGCCGTCGAACACGGCGCCGACCCCGACCGCGTCGCCGACCGCGCCCTCACCCTCGTACGCCACGGCCTGACCCCGCCGACCGCCGAGCGGTCCGACGAACCCGCGGCCGGCGTCGCCCACGACTGACCCTGCCGTCGACCCCGGCGCGCACTCGGCCGCCGCGAACCTGCATGGGCTGCTCCCGTGGGGCACTCTGCAAGGTATGGGCCAGACTGCGCTGATCGTCGTCGACATGATCAACACCTACGACCACACCGACGCCGACCTGCTGCTTCCCTCGGTGACGGACGTCGTGCCGAGGGTGACCTCGCTCCTGGAGCGGGCGCGCGAGCAGGAGGCGACCGTCATCTACGTCAACGACAACTTCGGCGAATGGCGCTCGCACCACGGCGAACTCCTGGAAAAGGCCTTGGCCGGCCCGCACGCGAAGCTGGTCGAACCGCTCGTGCCCGACGACAACTCCCTCTTCGTGGTCAAGGCACGCCACTCGATCTTCTTCGAGACGCCCCTGAACTACCTGCTCTCCCAGCAGGGCATCGACCATGTGGTGCTGTGCGGACAGGTCACCGAGCAGTGCATCCTCTACTCGGCCCTGGACGCACACATCCGCCACCTGGAGGTGACCGTCCCCCGCGATGCCGTGGCCCACATCCACACCGACCTCGCCGAGGCCGCGCTGCGCATGATGGAGCGGAACATGGGCGCCACGGTCTGCGACGGCGACGATCTGTGGCGCGGCTGAACGGTCGCTCCCGGCCGGGTGTGCCGGGGCGGGGCGTCACCCCGGTGGCTCAGGACCCCGTGTCCTCGCGCCTGTCGCGGCCGTCCGCCAGCACCGCCGCCGCCCGGGGCCGGTACGAACGGAAACGACGCAGGTAGGACCGCGCCATCGGGCCCGGCGGCACTCCCCGGGCGAACGCCCGCATGTTGCGTTCTCCCGCGTTGTAGCCCAGGGCCAGCAGCTCCTCGCGGGTGTAGCGGCGCACATGCCGTTCGGCAAGGCCTCGGTCGAGGTCCGCGAGATGCAGCGCCGCGGCACGGACGGCGAAGGCGGGATCGTCACGCAGGTCCTGCCAGCGCTCCGGCAGGCCGTGCGCGCGCCGGACCCGCTCGAACGTCGCGCGGTGCATGTTGGCCACCCCGAAGGACGCCTCCGGCTTCCACCACTGCCACAACCGCTCCAGCAACGGATGGTGCGGCTTGTACGCCTCGTTGTACAGCACGGTCAGCACCAGCAGCGGCGACACCCCCGCCGCCTCGGCGCTGCGCAGCACGCAGTCGGCATAGTCCGCCGGGTCGTATTCAGCGGGCCGCAACGGCGGCGTCCGCGCCTCACCGCCATCGGGCCCGTCCGACCCCGGCCGCGGCACCGCCGTCGACGGTTCAGCCATCCCCACCCTCGTTTTCTCGCTCGCCCCGGCGGGGCGGCAGACCGTGAACGATTCCGCAGTGCACGTGCCCCCGCGCCCCGCACTCATTCCGGAGTCCGCCGCCTTCCCGTGCATCCGTCGACCCTGCCGCTCCAGAACAGAAGCTGCCGAGACCGGCACGGAGATCGGCGTACGGACACCGAAGCGGAGGCCCTTGTGATCGAAGTCGAGCGTTCTGTGACGTTGGATCACCCCCTGGCCGAACCGCTGCTCAAGCGGGAGTTCCAACGGCTCGCCGACGAGGTGTCCGAGCAACTGCCCCGAGCCGTGGACCGTGCGGTGGGCGCCCCGGAGACCGAAGGAAGGCACCCCCGGTGAGCGGCGCCCGGACCGCACGCGGCGTCGTGACCCGCCGATGGACGTGAGCGAGCCCGAGGCCGACGTGCCGCCGTCGGCCGGGATGACCACCGGCTCCCTCGCCAGACGTCTGGGCGTGTCGCCCACGACGCTGCGGTCCTGGGACCGCAGGTACGGTCTGGGCCCGGCGACCAGGGCGCAGGGACGCCACCGGCGCTGGACGCCCGAAGACGTCGCCATGGTCGTCGAGATGTGCCGTCTGACGGCCGGCGGCATCCCGCCGGGCGAGGCGGCGAAGGCGGCAAAGTCGCAAATGGGCCGGCCGCAGCCGCAGCCCGTGGCACCCTCCCGCCCGCCGAACCACGCCGTGGCCGCCCCGGCGGACGTCATCGAGTCCGTCACCGCCTCGCGGTCCGCCAGCGGCCTGCCGCTGGGCAACGTACGGCACGAGTGCAAGGGCCTCGCGCGCGCCGCCGTCCGCCTGGACGCCGTCGCCGTACAGGAGCAGCTCACCGCGGTGATCCGCGCCTACGGGCTGGTCGTGACCTGGGAGGAGATCCTGTCCCCGGCACTGCAGGCCGTCGGGCGCAAATGGCAGTCGGCCGGCGAGCGCTACGTCGAGGTCGAGCATCTGCTCTCCTGGCACATCTCGGCGACGATCCGGCACGTCTGTGTGGCCGCCGCGCCCGCGCAGAGGGAGTGGAAGTCCGCTCCCGTGATCCTGGCCTGTCTCCCGGGTGAGCAGCACACGCTGCCGCTCGAGGCACTCAACGCCGCACTGGCCGAGCGTGGTGTCGCGACGCTCATGCTGGGCAGCGCCGTACCTGCGGAGGCGCTGACGGCCGCCGTGCAGCGCGTCGGGCCGAGCGCGGTGGTGCTGTGGTCGCAGTCCGGTTCGACGGCCAGTCTGCCGCTGGCCCACCATGTCGCCTCCACCCGCTGGGGCATCCGGGGCGCTCGCACGCAGAGCCATGTGCTGCTCGCGGGCCCCGGCTGGGGGCGCGGGCAGCGTCCCGGTCTGCTGCGTCCGCGTGGCCTGCAAGACGCACTGGTCATGCTCGAAGGGCTGTGACCCGCGACCCACACGGCGGTGGTCCGCGGGAAAGTGGCCCTCGCCGGCTGTCGTCGAGCCCGAGGGCCACCGTGTTCCGAGCGGTCCGCTGCGCCCGCTACTCCTCGCGCTGTGCGCTCATGCCGGCGAGCGCCCGTTGATCCGCCACCCCGCCCGAGGGCAGTGCGGGACCCTGGCCCCGCTCGCGGCGGCGGGCCGCGAGCGACTCACGGGCCGCCTCGCGGGCGTGCCGGCGACGCCAGTACGGATTGTCGTGCGGCAGCTTGCTCGAGACCCGCCCGTACATGCCGAAGGTCAGGATGATCAGCCCCATGACGAAGCTGAACAGGACGTTGGTCATGCCGAAGTCGAGGAAGTTGGCCGAGCGGTCGAGGATGAAGATGTGGACGAAGCCGCTCAGCAGGAACAGCGTCCCGACCACCATGTTGAGCGTCGAGGCGAAGTTCCCGCCGACGATGCCGCCGCCGATCAGGGCCAGGCCCACGACGACGGAGATCAGGCTGAGCACGCCGTTGGTCGACATGCCGGCGATGCTCTGCCCGTCGGTGCTGAACGGGCTCAGTTCATCGGCGAAGCCGAGGGCACCGAAGACCAGCAGGGTCAGCCCGCAGAAGGCGGCGCCGTACCGGTAGACCTTGGCCAGACTGTGATCCAGGGGAAGCTCGTCGCTCAGTTTCATGGCGAATCCTTTCCGTGCACTGTTCGCGACAAATCGGCCGTACGGTTGCACGCTCGTCCGTCACGGCCCCAGCAAGGTCACGGCACCGGTCGCCGCGACCTGTCCGGCGGCCGTCACGACGAAACGGGCTCCCATGTGATCCGGTACGACGTCCACGGCGGCCCCCCGGACGGGCAGCGGCGAGCGGAGATCCACGTACAGGCCGGCCACTGCGCGAGCCGTCATGCCCGAGGACAGCAGGACGGCCTGCCGACCCGCTTCCAGCACGGCCAGGGCGGGCAGACCGGCCGGGCGGCCCGGCAGCAGAACGGGATGGGCAGGGTCGCGCGGGACGATCACCAACCGGCCCTGCGGCCCGCGGGCCAGCAGCACGTCGGGCTCGGAGACCGCACCCACCGCCGCCGCGGCGGGGTGCAGCAGCGCGGAGCCCGGTGCGGGGACGGGCGGTCCCGTCTCCGTCGGCGCCGAGGCGAACCTGATGGCGCACGTCGCGAAGAGTTGCTCCGCGTGCAGGTATTCGGCGGTGACGCGGAAAGAGGTGAGGGTGCCTGCCCGAAGCGCGAGGTCGCTCAGCATCACCCGGACCGACACCCGCGTGGCGCTGCCGCTCTCGACGGGCTGCGTTCCCGCGTACAGCCCCAGGTTCACCGACACCGCTTCGAGCAGTGGCTCCTGGCCGGGGCGCAGGTGCCGGCTCTGCACGGCCGTGGCGAGCTGGCGGGTGGACTCGACGACGATCAGCGGGTGGTGCGACACGGCGGTGGCGCGCTCGTTGAGAGGGTGCAGCCGTGGCCATTGGCACTGTGCCTCGAAGAAGCGGTCCCCCAGCCGGCGCAACGTCATCACCAGCATGCAGGCCATCGTCTCGAGCCGCAGACCGCGCCAGGTCAGCGGCTCACCCGGGCCCTCGTGCTGCTCCTGCGGAATGCCGTGTGCCGCGGCGACGGGCTCCCCGGCCAAGGCCACCTCGTGCACTGCCCTGTCCAGCATGAAGCCTCCTGATGGGCGGAGAGTTCCCCTGCGAACCCGTGATACCGGGCATTCGCGACGAGCCGCGCCGCCGGATGCGCCGGCACCGAATTCCACGGCGAAGGTGGAGGGCCGAACACCCCGGGCCGGGGGCCACGGCCGGGTGTCAGGGGGCGGCGATGAGCCGAGGCTCGCCCCAGTCGGCGGCCGGAGTCTGCCGCAACGCGTCGACGGCCGTGGCGCCGATGCGGTCGGCCAGGACCGACTCCATGACCGCGATGGTGGCCTGCGCCCCCTCGTGGACCCGCCGGCCCTCGGCCGTGGTGCGGATGAGGATCCGGCGCGCGGTACCCGGATCCGGGACCTGTTCGAGCAGGTGCATGCCGATCAGGGCGTGCACCACCTGATGGGCCGTCTGCCGGGCGACGCCGATGCGGCAGGCGAGTTCCGACAGGGTCGTTCCTCGTCGTCGAGCAGCGCGAACACCGACGCCTGGGTGGGAGGTCACCGGCTGTTCCCCGGCCGCTTCCATGCCGGCGAAGAGGGCGTCCTCGAACCAGCGCCGGGATTCGGCGCGGAGCTCGTCTCCGTGCGGGGCGGTGACCACCTGTGGGTGGGGATCGCGGACGAGGAGGTGGGGCGAGACCCGGATGGGGGACCGTCGCGCCTTGTCCCGGCGGAGGTCTGACGTCGGCGTCGGCCCGTCACGACTCACCGCAGGGCACCATCGCCGGCCACTGGCGGCTGACCGACGACGACCTCGCCCTGACGGTCGGGACACCGCCCGGAACCGAGGCCGGGATCCGCCTTCCGGGAGCCGCGCCGACACTCGCGGGACCCGGCACCTCCACGTACGAAATTCGGGTGCGACAGGGCCGGGCTCGTCCATAGGATCTTCGTCCGGGTGCCGCGCGGTGCCCGCCGACGGCCGGCATTCGACACCGGGGGTCCGTGACGCAATGAGCAGCCGCCTCTTCGCCATCTCCTTCGACGCGCATCAGCCCGAGCGACTGGCGCACTTCTGGTACGGCCTCCTGCGGCTCGACAGAGCCGACGACCTCCACGACGGCGTCGCGCTGCTGTCCGGCAACGACGCCGGGTACCGCCTGGGCTTCCGGTCCTCGCGGGCGCGCAAAGTCGCCCAGAACCGGCTGCACTTCGACCTGACCAGCTCCTCGCCGGAGAACCAGCGGGAGACGGTGGCCAGGGCACTGGACCTCGGGGCGCGGCACGCGGACGTCGGGCAGGGCCCGGACGCGTCCCATGTGGTGCTCGCCGACCCCGAGGGCAACGAGTTCTGCGTTCTGGAGCCGGGCAACCGCTTCCTCGCCGGCTGCGGCCTCATCGGAGCGCTCGCCTGCGACGGCTCCCAGGCCGTGGGGTACTTCTGGAGCGAGGCGCTCGGCTGGCCGCTGGTCTGGGACCAGGACGAGGAGACGGCCGTCCAGTCGCCGAAGGGCGGTACGAAGCTCACCTGGGGCGGTCCGCCCCTGATGCCGGACCCCGGCAAGGACCTGCACCTCGAACTCGCACCGGACGGCGATCAGCGGGCCGAGGTCGAGCGCCTGCTCTCGCTGGGCGCGAAGCGTCTCGACGCCGCTGACGATCCGGGCGGCGCGGTAGTGCTGGCCGACCCGGACGGCAACGAGTTCCGCGTGCTCGCCGACGGGTGAGGCCGGTCGCCCGACGCGGGTGTCACCTCGTCGAGCCGCCGCCCGAGCGCCGGCCGAGTGCCTGTTCGCGGACGAGGGCGCAGCTGCGCGTGATCAGTCGCGACACGTGCATCTGGGAGATGCCCAGCCGGCTGGCGATGCTGCTCTGCGTCATGTCCTCGAAGAAGCGCATGTACAGGATCGCCCGTTCCCGCTCGGGCAGTCGGCGCAGGCCTTCCTTGACGGCCTCCCGGTCGAGCACGACTTCGTAGGAGGCCTCAGTCGTGCCGAAGGTGTCGGCGAAGCTGTAGCCGTCGCCGTCGGAGGACATCTCGACGTCGAGGGACAGGGTCTTGAAGCTGTCCATGGCCTCCATGCCCGCGGAGACCTCTTCCTCGGTGAGGCCGGTGTGGACGGCGAGGTCCGCGACGGTGGGTTCGTGGGTGCCCGGGGCCTGGGTCAGCTCGCGGCGCGCCACCCGGACCTTGTTGCGCAGCTCCTGCACCCGGCGCGGCACCCGCAGGGCCCACATCCGGTCGCGGAAGTGCCGCTTGATCTCACCGGTGATGGTCGGCACGGCGTAGCTCTCGAAGGCTCCGCGTGAGGGGTCGTAGCGGTCGACGGCCTTGACCAGCCCGAGCGCGGCCACCTGACGCAGGTCCTCGATGTTCTCTCCCCGGTCACGGAAGCGGCCGGCGATCCGGCGGGCCATGGGCAGCCAGGCCTCGACGAGTTCGTCGCGCAGGGCGTTGCGTTCGGGGCCCTCCTCGAGCTCCGCGAGCCGGGTGAAGAGCGCCGCGGTGTCGGGGGCGTCGTCATGGGCGCGCTGCGCGGTAGGGGCGGCGGCGGTCGTCGTGGGCGTGCCGGAACGGCTTGTCGACATGTCGATGAGCATGCGTAGTGGCTCCCCGAACGATATGGGGCGGACCTGGAGGTCGTGGACCAGGCCGCCCGACGGTATGGCAGCAGTCAGGGTTCGCCGAGGTGAGCTGCCGAGCCATGTGGTGGCTCGGAGGGCAGGTCCACCCGGCGTGCGCCTCCGGTCCGAAGCGTGTGGTTCCGGTTGCCCGCCGGTCGCGGCAGCAAACACCCCGATCGCGGAACGTGCGTCGATTCGTCCCGGCGGTCCCCCCGGGAGGCAGTGGCCCTCGCGTCATGGACGCCCTGGCAGGTGTGGATCCAGCGGCGCGGGGCACCAGAAGATCGCTCAAGGCCGCTGAGCGCGGTGCACGGGGTGAACCTCCTGCCTCATGCGGCCTGACCAGCGGCCGCGTCGGCCGCGTTGAGAGTCGTGTCCTGTGGGGAGAGGGAATCGTCATGCTGCTTCCGGCCGAGAAGGATCTGCGCGCCGTGCTGGCCCGTTTCGAAAACGCGCGCATCGCGCACGATGTGCATCCGTCCGGACGGACGAGCCGTGCGCTGGAGGACGCCACGTACACGCTGTGCGTCATGACCGCCTCCCGTACCGCCGAGCAGGCCGTCTCCGCGGCCCGAGCCCTCCTCGACCGCTACGCCGCCGCGGGTCGGCAGACGCCGGACCAGCAGGACAAGACGCTGGCGGCGTAGGGCGCTCTGCCGCTGAGCGTCGTCGGCGTGCCGCGTTACGCTCATATGAGAGGTAGCCAGTTCAGACGGGCGAGGAGTTGTGCCTATTTGTCCGGGCTCTGGGCACTTGGAGGACCTGAAGGCCACCGTGCCCTCGGCCCGGGACGCA
Coding sequences:
- a CDS encoding ABC transporter ATP-binding protein, which translates into the protein MNHPAPAPAARPVPEAAVLRLTGVTLHLGHDRQRVTALDDVDLAVAPGEFVAVTGPSGSGKSSLLAVGGGLQTPTRGAVHVAGVDLTTLKEHQRTAHRRRHIGYVFQHANLFASLTAREQLLLAAHVSGRLDGATRRRADDLLEAVGMTSRAGHRPDRLSGGERQRVGIARALVLAPEVLLVDEPTSALDRARARDIVDLLAEQTRLHHTATVMVTHDHEILDAADRVLTLRDGRLS
- a CDS encoding TetR/AcrR family transcriptional regulator, translating into MPKINAATVAEHRAQQRAALIQAAVDILVEQGAAAVTPAAVGARVGLARSSFYQYFPSSAALLAAIVEESFTAADAATTQALVDVHEPAARVDAFVRTELALAARGMHRPAKALMQADLPRECLDRVHELHRHHYAPLQAAIALLGAGADELTGRLVGGIVQAAMTAVEHGADPDRVADRALTLVRHGLTPPTAERSDEPAAGVAHD
- a CDS encoding cysteine hydrolase family protein; translated protein: MGQTALIVVDMINTYDHTDADLLLPSVTDVVPRVTSLLERAREQEATVIYVNDNFGEWRSHHGELLEKALAGPHAKLVEPLVPDDNSLFVVKARHSIFFETPLNYLLSQQGIDHVVLCGQVTEQCILYSALDAHIRHLEVTVPRDAVAHIHTDLAEAALRMMERNMGATVCDGDDLWRG
- a CDS encoding lytic transglycosylase domain-containing protein — its product is MAEPSTAVPRPGSDGPDGGEARTPPLRPAEYDPADYADCVLRSAEAAGVSPLLVLTVLYNEAYKPHHPLLERLWQWWKPEASFGVANMHRATFERVRRAHGLPERWQDLRDDPAFAVRAAALHLADLDRGLAERHVRRYTREELLALGYNAGERNMRAFARGVPPGPMARSYLRRFRSYRPRAAAVLADGRDRREDTGS
- a CDS encoding MerR family transcriptional regulator; its protein translation is MDVSEPEADVPPSAGMTTGSLARRLGVSPTTLRSWDRRYGLGPATRAQGRHRRWTPEDVAMVVEMCRLTAGGIPPGEAAKAAKSQMGRPQPQPVAPSRPPNHAVAAPADVIESVTASRSASGLPLGNVRHECKGLARAAVRLDAVAVQEQLTAVIRAYGLVVTWEEILSPALQAVGRKWQSAGERYVEVEHLLSWHISATIRHVCVAAAPAQREWKSAPVILACLPGEQHTLPLEALNAALAERGVATLMLGSAVPAEALTAAVQRVGPSAVVLWSQSGSTASLPLAHHVASTRWGIRGARTQSHVLLAGPGWGRGQRPGLLRPRGLQDALVMLEGL
- a CDS encoding DUF4383 domain-containing protein, translated to MKLSDELPLDHSLAKVYRYGAAFCGLTLLVFGALGFADELSPFSTDGQSIAGMSTNGVLSLISVVVGLALIGGGIVGGNFASTLNMVVGTLFLLSGFVHIFILDRSANFLDFGMTNVLFSFVMGLIILTFGMYGRVSSKLPHDNPYWRRRHAREAARESLAARRRERGQGPALPSGGVADQRALAGMSAQREE
- a CDS encoding MarR family winged helix-turn-helix transcriptional regulator, giving the protein MSRDGPTPTSDLRRDKARRSPIRVSPHLLVRDPHPQVVTAPHGDELRAESRRWFEDALFAGMEAAGEQPVTSHPGVGVRAARRRGTTLSELACRIGVARQTAHQVVHALIGMHLLEQVPDPGTARRILIRTTAEGRRVHEGAQATIAVMESVLADRIGATAVDALRQTPAADWGEPRLIAAP
- a CDS encoding alpha-L-rhamnosidase C-terminal domain-containing protein — protein: MGGDRGRGGGARPGWGTVAPCPGGGLTSASARHDSPQGTIAGHWRLTDDDLALTVGTPPGTEAGIRLPGAAPTLAGPGTSTYEIRVRQGRARP
- a CDS encoding VOC family protein: MSSRLFAISFDAHQPERLAHFWYGLLRLDRADDLHDGVALLSGNDAGYRLGFRSSRARKVAQNRLHFDLTSSSPENQRETVARALDLGARHADVGQGPDASHVVLADPEGNEFCVLEPGNRFLAGCGLIGALACDGSQAVGYFWSEALGWPLVWDQDEETAVQSPKGGTKLTWGGPPLMPDPGKDLHLELAPDGDQRAEVERLLSLGAKRLDAADDPGGAVVLADPDGNEFRVLADG
- a CDS encoding SigB/SigF/SigG family RNA polymerase sigma factor, producing the protein MLIDMSTSRSGTPTTTAAAPTAQRAHDDAPDTAALFTRLAELEEGPERNALRDELVEAWLPMARRIAGRFRDRGENIEDLRQVAALGLVKAVDRYDPSRGAFESYAVPTITGEIKRHFRDRMWALRVPRRVQELRNKVRVARRELTQAPGTHEPTVADLAVHTGLTEEEVSAGMEAMDSFKTLSLDVEMSSDGDGYSFADTFGTTEASYEVVLDREAVKEGLRRLPERERAILYMRFFEDMTQSSIASRLGISQMHVSRLITRSCALVREQALGRRSGGGSTR
- a CDS encoding DUF5133 domain-containing protein, whose product is MLLPAEKDLRAVLARFENARIAHDVHPSGRTSRALEDATYTLCVMTASRTAEQAVSAARALLDRYAAAGRQTPDQQDKTLAA